In the genome of Corticium candelabrum chromosome 18, ooCorCand1.1, whole genome shotgun sequence, the window GTCTACTTCTTTTCGCAAAACACGTTCGCTCATATTCTTTCTGTGTAGGACTAACAGATAAGCTGTTACGCCAGCGGAAGCAACCGCAACAAATAGAATGATTCCTGCTGCTATCAGAAAGTAGGTAGGATATTGGCATGTAGAACCGGTAAAACCAACGTGGCATTCACAGGCCGCTCGCAGACTTCCCTTGCTGAAATCTGCTACACACTTGCCAAATTTGCAGCGATCTACTTTGCATACGGTGCACTCTTCGATTTTGCGAGCTCCAATGCTATCGGTTGTTAGCCCTTTTGGACACTTGACACAATCTTGATCAGCATATATTGTCTCTCTGTAATATCCTTGTTTGCAAAAATTGCATGGTCGTTCTGACATGTTGGATGAGGTAAATCCAGCTGGACATCTGACTGCTAGATATTTGATGTTCTTTTGGAAAAGATCAAAGCTGACAAGAAATCCCTTCCAATAGAAAGATTTGTCAATACCATTACCTATGTCCAGAAAACTGGCCGAGTTTTCGTTTACCCGAAAAAATAGAACGAGATGCCACATTCTAGCATGTACAATAAACATCCAAGTTTCTAATACAAAGTAGTCCGAATCCGCATACGTGTACATTACAGTGATTAGTAGTTGACCTGGTGTCGAGGCGGCCGAATAGGAACAAGACCAAGCATCTAGGAGACTAGGTCCTTTATTGTCAGCCGTCAGTTCTTTCCATCTTTCTGTGTCGACGTCAAACACCCAGAGATCATCTAAACATCTTAAAGAAGCATTATTTCCTCCAAATACGTACATTTTTGACTGCATCATGACCGCTGCATGATCAAGGCGCGCTCCAGGTCGAACAGATTTACTTATGTTTCCAGCAGCTTGTCTCCACTGAAACGTTGGCTCAAGGTGCAGTATCCATGTTTCATCGTAAACCGTTTCCAAGATGGTAAAGAAATTTGCTCCGCCGAATAATACGGCAGTAGTATTATTGGCTGCAACGAAAGACATTGAAGTACGTTGTTTTAGCGAagtatttgatatcaataatctcCATTCTTGGTCAGAAACATTATACATCCACGCTTCTATGCTTTCTCTAATGACATTGTTTGAGAGAGCAACGAAACAGCAGCTACTGATCCAGCAGCTAGCTTCGTATACGTAGTCCTTATAAGGAATAGAATTGGAAACATTTTGTGCCGCTTTAAACGACCACTGCATACTTGTTAAATCTAACTCCCATATGATTCTAGTCCAAAATCGCCGATCCGGGACATTCTGGAATACTCCCGTGAAAGTGAAACAGTTGCTCTTCATATCGAAAGTTGTTACTCCTCTCAAAGAAGGCACAAGGTCTGGACTCGAAAATCTTTTCCAAACCCAAACATTGTTTTCGCACATAAATTTCCAAACTCTTGTTCTACTCGAATGCAAATCGATTGTAAAGACGATGATTGTATTCTCATCTTCAACGACAGAGGACACTACTTCATCATACCAACTATCAGGAATGTCACCTACAACGTTTTCGATATTAAATTCATTACTGCTGAGGTCGAAATTGAGTACTTTCTTAGCACGGATGTTGAAAACAACGTAGCTTATGTTTCCTCTTACAACAGCACTGCCGAATGCCTTTGATTGCGAAACGTCGTAAAATGGTTGCAAGTGATCGGGAACTGTAGTGACATTTTTCCATACCCTATTTTCGAACTTCCATAAGGTTCTGTTAGCTGGAACATACAGAACGACGGACGTTGAATAGGAGTAAGCCAACCTGAACTGAAAACGTGAAAAGTTTGGAACGTTAGATCTGAAGTAAACCCATTTGTAGCTTTCAGTGCCTTCTCGACTATCACATCGCAGTTCGTGCATCGTGTTTGGTAGGTCTGACAAGATGAAAGCAGACTGTTTGCACTGGCAATTATTCTGTGACCGCGGAACAACAACGCTAACTGAAACGACCTCCAGGAAGGGATTCCTAGTGTCTCGACGATAAATCCAATAAGGGGAGGGACCATCCACTTGTGTTGTCTCCCAGTTGAGCAAAACTGTATCAAATATCCACGCTTTGTTTGACCTATAGATTCCACGGGATGTAAGATCAAATTCGAAAGCAATAATTTTGGTGCAAATTTTGATCATAAGAGGATATTCGGATATTCTAGGAAAGTCGCCATTATCCACGTTCTGCCAAGAGTTGGTGTCTACCGTGTACAACCAGTTTCCAAAAATGCCGGGCTTGTAATTCAGATATGAGAGACGGTCGTCTCCTCCCGAGAGCAGCAAATGTTGCCGTTTTCGGTTTCCGATCTTGACGCTGTAGGCGATCTTTCCATATTCGATTACTTGAGGCTCGTTGACTTTCCAACTGTTGTAAGTCTGCCACCCTCTTGTGTTAAAATCGAAATGAAAACATTCAGTTTCATTTCTAATTATAACATTTTCAGTTGACTTCATTGCTTTTAATCCGTTATCCTTTGATTGTATTTTTTGTGCTATGGAGGTTTGAACTTGCCCAACCAATACATACACAGTGATAATGACGATTGATGTCATTGTGGATCTTGACAATAATCGCTTTGCACGACAATTTCTCCAAGAAAGAAAACTTGATGTCAATATGTGAATGTCTGATTTCCCTGTAAAGGTTGAGAAATACTTCTTTCTGTGCTGGTCCAGATATCTCTATACACTGTTCTTTCACTCGAGCAGGTTGAAGTAATAGATATGTTGAAACCTCACAAATAGTGTAGCTCGTCGTCCCTTGGAAAATGTAAGACTGATGAAACTTTTGTGCTATACCTCTGTTTATGTGAATTGATGAGTATAGATCgtctatcttaattaatatggaAAGTGACTCATGCGCAGTAATTGCGATTGCTAAATATCCTGATTCggtattgtgttgtagagaAGCAATTCTAAACAATTTTGCTTTCAAAGTTTGCAGTTACATGGTTAACATAGTTATATGCGTGTTATACATGGTGTCCAGCAACTGAAATCCATTGTTACAATGCACTGCAATACTTAATTACCAAACCTAGTAAAACCCTATCGTCTTCGTGTCCAtcaatatattagttatttaatttactatattcgaacaaatacaaaacaattacCTCATTAAATATGCCTAAGCTAAGTAAATTAGTTGCTCTTGTAATGATACATTGGTCTTCGATAGTCCAGTCTGACTTCTTTTGACATTGCATAGGAACAACACTTTTCAGTGACAATTTCTTATTGAACGATCAGGTTTCAtaatagtctcgcgtagccagacccctttccgccgcgtcctccccggcgaaatggggtctggtgtacggcctttgatgtcgctgtgtgccgcgtagccagatatcggctatctaaagactggatttagtttcttaaacgcttcactaaagacgagactggtatgcacgcaatgcaatcctatctcaatagcttGTCTTGTTTCGTAGGGAACAACtggaagactacagctagagtcgttgctgtttgtgaaatctgcatgtctacggcagcgattaaacgcggccgcggggacgttgacgtcgacaggcttcgatttcatgcagccatgatcgacgtcgtacgatctagggttgtgcgctcgtgtcacaatggagactgaatgcgaacgtactggatggatgcgaacgaactcagtgctgtttgctgttttttgacgtctaaagcgaccgcatacagtccggagtgagcgatatctggaagggcttggagttgcatgacgtcatcgaaacaagatgagtcgtctttctgtgtttgggtaatcatttgatgtgtgttgtgcattgttttggtgaacacatacagtagcaaccaggaagagaccacgttgtGATTGGAGTAATATGAACGGAAGCAGCTTGGGTCTGCATGTCAATCTGTGGAACACGCAAGTCTCTCCTACTTACGTTATATGATATCTGCCTAGCGCTGAGTAACCTTTACGTAACGATCAACACTGCATGCGTATACTGCATGATCATCATGTATTAATTCATAGATATACGTACAGCTCATATATGGTAGTCCATACatagctagtctagagttTTCATGCTTACAATACACAgcaaataataacaataatacttTAGGTTCACTCGGTGTCATTAAAATGTACAtctacatcatcatcatcataatcatcatcatcatcatcatcatcgtcatcatcctCAGGTACGAAACCAATGTGCTCTTGCAGCAACTTCTGTAGCCATGTGCAAAGAGTTTCTTTCCTGCTTTGTTCCAGGAGGGTGCATGAGTATCGAAAGCGGCTATGATGCCTTCCAATCTCTTCCTTGAATATTTTTTTCTCATTTAATATTTCCAGCACTAGATGAAAGTCTTTGCTGTCTTGAGCGATGGTGTGTTTGCTAGATGTCTGCTGAGTCATAACAGACTGTTCGAACAAGTCGCACACACAGTCTACACTACCTATTGACTTTGCTGCACGAGCTAATGCTGAAGGGACAACATTAGCTCCCATAATACAGATGATACCCTTCAGCCGTCTGTTTAGGTGTTCCATCGCCAAATCGCAAGGTATGTTGCATCCAATTTGGCCTCTTCTATTTACAAACCAGCTCCATTTTACTTCTGTGGCTGCTCTTTCAGATAACGAGTGAAGCTGGAGGATTAGCAGAAATGCCTCCTTGCTATAATTTCGTTTACCGGTTTCTTTAAATAGCACCATGAGCACTTTCCAGTATCGTATCACTCTATCACCATCCCCCTCTTTGACTGCATCATGAAAACCCTTGTAGGTGAGGCCAAGATTCAGGATGTCAAGTGCATAAACATGGACTGCATCGAAAGCAGTAGAATGTTCCCTGTATAAtagattaataataataatatatttcattgTACTACAACTTGTAGATCGAGTCTAAAGCTACAGTGCCTTACATCTGTGCTAGTAAGGATGACAGCAACACAAAAGAATCCATGACTTTTCTGCATAAGGGTGCTAAGGTCTCTTCTTCCCCTTGTGTTGATTTTACAGACTGTGCTGCTGACACCTTCCCATACAAGGGTAAAAAAGTCCTCAGCAGCCCTGAGGTCTTTACCAGGATCTTTATGCACGCTGGTCCTATTTAGCACATGTTTTAGATGGTGTAAAGTGCCTCTGTCTCTGCTAGAATCGTCCCAATATAAGCGCTTCCATATAGCCTGCACAAATATAGAAAGTAAGctaatactgtatatatagctAACCCTATAGGTTACCATCAACACCAATAATATACCTTTGCCAAGGTGAGGCGagcatgccacacacacacacacacacacacacacacacgcacgcacacgcacacgcacacatacaccacactacacactACACACTACACACTGTACAGTCATCTATTTACCTTCCAGTGTCATCTTCAAGTAAACAATTTTCCACATCAATGTCACTTATTTGACTAGAGGGTGAATCCAGGTCGGATGTAGACTTTCTTGAAGAATGCCCATCActctccaaaatttcaattttttaattcAGAGTCTGTAGAGACAGTCTTGTCAACTGTCTGGTTTTCTGTACAGTggtctgtttgattgtcagTGTCTAATCTGTATTCTGACTGGTTGCTAGACGAAGAAGACTGGGCTAATTCACTTGACTTGGCCACACCAATGATCCTCATTTCTGTCTTAATATATAAAAACAAAGACCTTGATTAAGTTAACTTAAATCAGAgaaacaattaaattaaaactAATGTCATAACTAACTGGAAAGTGATGCTTTAAGTTTTCTGACCATGATTTCACTTCGGAATCAAAGTTGTCACTGATTCTATCCAACATTTTAAAAGTACCTTTGTGTGATATGCAGACCATTAGGGGttgcaaacaagaaaacacctAGTGATagaaaaaatattaaaattgcaaAATGTCCAACttttatatgtgtgtatatgtatatatatatatatatatacttgctTAGCAGTTCCATTGTCATACAACAAAAGAGAGATGACACGTTGAACTATAGAAAACTGCTGGTACCGCTGTTTCAAGGCCATTGATGCAATGAAGCAAACAAGGGGCTTGCACCTCTCAGCACTTTCGGACACTAAGATGCTAATCACATGCAACAATGTGGGAGTATATTTTTTCAGCTCCAACCAAATTCTATCCCACAAAAAGTGCAAAAGAGCTTCACTGTCCATGAATACACTTCTCTTGCTGAGTTTCTTAATCTGATTAATTTCTTAGCAGTTTTCTTCTTTAGTGACGTAATGGCTGTGTTGAATGCTTCTGCAGAAGTCGTGGCAAAATTCACCGAGAACAAATTCCCGCGAACACATCTCTTTACTGCCTGCTTTCTTCTTGGAGAAGCAAGGTTGTATGCTCTCATTCCAGACTTGTATTTTACAACCACCTAGAAGTTATGCATTCAATCAATGATTTGTAAGCTAGATGCAAGTTTGATGACTCAGATATCCTCTGACCTTTACTTTTGGAGACACTTTTTGGATCCTCTGTTGAAGCATTTCTGGTTGGCTACCTGTCATTTCATCTCCATCTTTATCCCCAGGTACTTCAAGTCGTTGCCTCTTTAAAGCTGTACCACATACATAGACAGGCAAGTGTGCCAAATGTTGTTTTATCTATAATGAACCAACCATATGCAGTTTTATTATAATTCCATCTTTCttagttaatttttatgtAGATCAACATGCAAAATGAACTAAGACTCGCCTTAACCTTCAGCAGATGAAGTTCACTTAGTTTCTTCAAATCGTTTTGACAGTAGTGACACACATAAGCTGGACCAGCTGGTGGCACGTACGAAGACAGTGGAAGGCCCGAGTGTTCTTGAAGCATAACTTCTAAAGTATGTCGAGCATCAGTGAGACTGCGTCCATCCAACCGTTTTCTCTTGGTCCACAAGGTAGTAGTATCATTTGGTGTAGAGCACAAAAAGCACGACGACATGTCAAACCAGTATATCTAACAATTAACTAACGCAATATAGTAATTAATCGAAAAGCTGCTGTCTACTTGCTCGCCCGTCCTAAGCTTGCATCTATATATAGTTAGACACACTGCTGTGTTTCATGAAACCACCAGATGCTATCACCTTgttgagcaagagaaaacagttgGATGGAAGTAGTCTCCCTGAAGCTCCACATACTCTGGAAGTTACGCTGCAGAAACACGCGTAATATCTAGCTCTTCTAAACAACACGTCGAATCTGTACCACCTTGGGACATCCAGGATTTCTGTCAACGtagtctcttcctggttgctactgtatctGTTCACCAAAACAATGTACAAAACACAtcaaatgattacccaaacacagaaagacgactcatcttgtttcgatgacgtcatgcaactccaagcccttccagatatcgctcactccggactgtatgcggtcgctttagacgtcaaaaaacagcaaacagcaccgagtacgttcgcatccatccagtacgttcgcattcagtctccattgtgacacgagcgcacaacgctagatcgtacgacgtcgatcatggctgcatgaaatcgaagcctgtcgacgtcaacgtccccgcggccgcgtttaatcgctgccgtagacatgcagatttcacaaacagcaatgactctagctgtagtcttccagttgttctctacgaaacaagagaagctattgagataagattgcattgcgtgcataccagtttcgtctttagtgaagcgtttaagaaactaaatccgatctttagatagccgatttctggctacgcggcacacagcgacatcagaggccgtacaccagaccccatttcgccggggagtctgtggcggaaaggggtctggctacgcgagactagtctCATAACGGTTTTTCACATTTCgtattaatatcaaagatCATGCAGTGATACATATTGCTATACAAAGGGAGTTTAGACAAACGTTTAGACATCAACTTTACTTTCCAATCTGCCGAAAAGCTCGTCCAAACAGGTAGACCTTACGTGAAGCTTCAACAGAAATCTTTCAGACTGATACAGTGAAGACAAAGTACTGACATCTGGATACGCACAAAGAAAAATATTTGCCAGACTTTACTGATACATCTGACGGTGTCTAGAAACGAAATTCAAGGGAGTGTTTTCAAAATGTCGAGAAGTTGTCGTGCAATGCAAGTATCTCTAACCACCACAACAGTGTCAGCGCTTATCATCAGTTTATATGTATCAGTGGGCAATTCCAAACCTTAGAAAAACGAGTAAAAAGATCACACGACGACGGATTAACTGCGATTACATTTGCTAAAATAAATCCATCGATtataatttttgaaatttaatGTTAACACACGAGGATggcaaaatttgaaatgtttGACGATTGGAAAATCAATGTACCTCAACTACTTATACACGGAATTTTGGAAAGATCACTTATAGCGTCGAAATTGGAAAACGGAAACGACATCGTTTACTAATTTCAGGAGCAAATTATCCATTTCTACATGTCATAACCAAAGGGGGCGTATTTGCAAACTTGTTGTACGCCGTAGACACCAACTCGTGGCAGACAGTTGATAATGGCGAATTCCCTTCATAATATGTCTCATCTCCTTTCGTGATTAAACTTTGCTTCAAAATTATAGCTTTCACATTCTATCAAGGCTCCAGAAAAGTGTAGATATTTGACACAATGTCGCTCAACTGGCAGAAACACATGTGCACGGCCGTCTTGGTTTTCTATTTAGAAGCAAAGTGGAGGTCGCTGCGGTTGCCGTTGTTCAGTCACAAATTAATTGTTCATGCCATCAGCCTGCTTTCGTCTTGCTCCAAACTTTCGACTTTAGCAGTCTAATGCACTCAGTGCGATGtgtagactcgtacccagtcctcctcctcgcgcgcgctccacgtgttttggcacgtgctttttgttccactcgccaggagaaggactggtaacatattatgtcacgtgatcattcatttcattagtttaattaaaaaccgATCCTGTAAATTGTTGCCCCCTGCACTGATAATATGGTGTCGAGTAATTAATCTCACGAGTGTCCTACTCTAAACGTCGCCAGCCAACACAAATAGCACAAAGCTTTACGCTCTTTCTAGGGACTGTTCAGAAATTAGAGTTACAAAGTAGATCGCTTTCGTTGCAACGAGCGAAAACCTCGCTTCATGAACATTGTAGCTTCACTACCTAGCGGTAGCGAATGCACCTTGTACGCGCTCCGGTCTAATAGCCAAGTGGCTACCATTTACTTCGTACTGAACAGCTAGAGACATTTCTGTCAATTCTGGCCGGAGAAGACGTCGTTATCATGATGTACACAGCATAGACACTAATGAGCTTGCATCTTGCGTGACGACAACTATTGCTAATAATCGTCTAATCTTCAAGGTAATTGCTACTCAATTCATTCTAATAGAATCCTACGCGTGCTTTTGTAAAAAAAATTTCGTCTCACGTTGCAGTTTTGACCAATCAATACACCGAAAACCTACCTcgtgaagaactagttctccacgtgacataatatgttaccagtccttctCCTGGCGAGTGGAACAGAGAAAACGTGCCAAAGCACGTGGAgagcgcgcgaggaggagtaCTGGGTACAAGTCTATGCGATATGTAGGTCGAGAAGGCACTGGAAGCTACAAAATGATACCAGACTTCAAAAATACGCTACTTTCTAGTGTCAAGTCTATTATAGCTTCTTCGTACAGGGCCGGCGGAGCCTGTAAAGTTGGTCCGATGGCCGGACCAATATTTGAAAGTAGTAGTTCCACCAGGAGACAAAAGCAAAGAGCTTCCGGTAAACGGTATAGGgaattaaatatatttgtatttaatcGCCCTGCTGGTGGAGGAAAGGAAATAATTCTATCAGCAGTTAATTACTGGCAGGACCAAATCGAAGTAACTCAACAAGTCCATGTTAGACAGTCAGTGTGCCTGAAGTAGTGGGAAACGTTCCGGAAGTCACTAGGAAGACGGCTTACCGGAAGTAGTAGGTGTGCCAGTCAGGTAAGAGATCAGCACATGCGTGATCACTGGACAGCATGTCGTCTTCTACAGAATCTGCTCAGTCCTGTCTACCTGAAGTTCCAAGTCAGCCGTATCAGCCAATGCCCGATTTCGTCTTTCCAAAGCGTACCTTCAGTAAGAAAGTAGTCGTCAGACGATCGTGTCAGTCGCATTGGTTTGAGAAGTGGAAATGGCTGCACTATTCCACTAAGGATGATGTCGTCTTCTGCCACGTGTGTGTGGTAGCGTTGCAGTCGAAGAAGATCAAGTGGCAGAAAGGGGACCCTTCCTTTGTATCAAAGGGGTTTTCCACCTGGAAGGAAGCCACGGTGGCATTCAAATCTCATGAATCGTCGTCTTGCCACAGGGAGGCAATGCAAATGATCGTTGAATTGCCCCCAAATTGCCCAGATGTAGGTGAGATGCTGTCTAGAGAACACGCAACTGAGAAGGAACAGAACAGGGAGTGTTTACTCAAGATCATCTCCAATTTGAGGGTTTTAGCCAGACTGGGATTACCAGTTGGAGGAGAAGGGATGAGACTG includes:
- the LOC134194186 gene encoding uncharacterized protein LOC134194186 isoform X1, translated to MSSCFLCSTPNDTTTLWTKRKRLDGRSLTDARHTLEVMLQEHSGLPLSSYVPPAGPAYVCHYCQNDLKKLSELHLLKVKIKQHLAHLPVYVCGTALKRQRLEVPGDKDGDEMTGSQPEMLQQRIQKVSPKVKVVVKYKSGMRAYNLASPRRKQAVKRCVRGNLFSVFSCLQPLMVCISHKGTFKMLDRISDNFDSEVKSWSENLKHHFPTEMRIIGVAKSSELAQSSSSSNQSEYRLDTDNQTDHCTENQTVDKTVSTDSELKN
- the LOC134194186 gene encoding uncharacterized protein LOC134194186 isoform X3, with amino-acid sequence MSSCFLCSTPNDTTTLWTKRKRLDGRSLTDARHTLEVMLQEHSGLPLSSYVPPAGPAYVCHYCQNDLKKLSELHLLKVKIKQHLAHLPVYVCGTALKRQRLEVPGDKDGDEMTGSQPEMLQQRIQKVSPKVKVVVKYKSGMRAYNLASPRRKQAVKRCVRGNLFSVFSCLQPLMVCISHKGTFKMLDRISDNFDSEVKSWSENLKHHFPK
- the LOC134194186 gene encoding uncharacterized protein LOC134194186 isoform X2, encoding MSSCFLCSTPNDTTTLWTKRKRLDGRSLTDARHTLEVMLQEHSGLPLSSYVPPAGPAYVCHYCQNDLKKLSELHLLKIKQHLAHLPVYVCGTALKRQRLEVPGDKDGDEMTGSQPEMLQQRIQKVSPKVKVVVKYKSGMRAYNLASPRRKQAVKRCVRGNLFSVFSCLQPLMVCISHKGTFKMLDRISDNFDSEVKSWSENLKHHFPTEMRIIGVAKSSELAQSSSSSNQSEYRLDTDNQTDHCTENQTVDKTVSTDSELKN